CGAAGCACCGCTCTGATGCGAGCCAGGAGTTCGCGGGGGTTGAATGGTTTCACGACGTAGTCGTCAGCGCCAAGTTCCAGTCCGATGATACGATCGGTATCTTCGACCAATGCGGTCAGGAAAATAATCGGGATGTCAGTCGCGGCACGCACCTGACGGCACACGCTCAACCCGTCCTCGCCCGGCATCATGACATCGAGGATGATCAGGTCCACCACCTGGCGCTCGCGCTCGAGCAGGCGTCGAAGGGCCGCGCCGCTTTCTGCCACGCTCACCTTGTAGCCTTGCTGCTCGAGATACTGTCGAACCAGATCCCGGATATCGCTGTGATCGTCGACAACCACGACATGCGATGAATTCTGCATCTGCATAACCTCTTGAGCTATTTTTACAGAAGAGAGCGCGGTTCGCATCGAAAAAAGTGTATCAAAGTTTCACAGCGGTTCGGCCAAACCCATTTTCTCACATGTCCTAAAAGGATCTCAAATGGCCGCCTCGGGATCGAACGCCTCCCTTTCGCTTGCCCGGATCACTATGGGACCAGGGCTGTGAACTCAACAGCGTTGTCGTAAAATTGGTGACCGCGCGTGCAATGGAAAGTGGCCGGCATCTGGCAGGAAGCCTGTTTGGCTCGGTGTATCGGACGACGTGACCGATACGGCGAATTCGCTGCAGGCCGTTTGCAAGATGCCCGCGACGTCGACGAGCTCGACTGTCTCTGTCGCATAGTCGTTTCGAGGATAATTCAGGTTCTCGACGAGCAGGCTCTCAATCCGATCGATATCGGAGAGCAGGCGTCCTTCTGACCGCTTTCCCCCATCCGCTCCACGCGCAGTTTCAGCCGCGTCGGCGCCGTGCGCAGATCATGACCAATGCCCGTAGCATGCGGGTGCCTGCTTCGATCATTAGACGGATCCGCCGGCGCATGCCGCCATGGGACAAGTTTCTACATGGGAGCGCCACAACGACAGAGGCGATCCGTCGACCAATACAAACTAGTCATTTGGACCCGCATGACGCAGCGCTTGGCCGCCGACTTTCTTCAAAGGACATCTTCGATGCGGATCGGCAGCTTTCTGACGCGCTTGCCCGTCGCGTGATAAATCGCATTGGCTATCGCAGGAGCGGTGCCAAGCATGACGAGCTCGCCCATTCCCTTGACGCCGACCGAGTTGACCATCGTGTCCGGTTTGTCGATGAAGCCAACGTCGACGTCACCGATGTCGGCATTAACCGCCATCATGTAGTCGGCGAGATCAGCATTGAGGTAGCCGGCAAAACGCGGATCGACGTCTGTCTCCTCGCGAAGCGCCGTGCTGAACCCCCAGACAACGCCGCCATACATCTGTCCACGAGCGGTCACCGGACTGACGACCCGGCCGACATCGGCAATGCTGACCACCCGCGGCATACGGATGCGGCCCGTTCTGGGTTCGATATGAATTTCGACGAACTGAGCGATGTAACTCATTGATGTGAAACCCGGGTATTCAGGGCCCGCACCTGCACGACCCCCGGTTCGAAAGGCTTCAAGAGCGGAGGCATCCTGCCCGGGCGCGAGCTCCGAAACCACCACTTCGATCTGGGGACGTTTCAGGCGCGCCAGTTGCTCATGCAAATTGCCCGCCGGCGGGTTCGGTCCCGCAAGCTCATCAAAGCGGGCGCGCAATGCGGTGACGGCCTTCGCCGTGACAGGGATGATGCTGGCCGTGCCACGCTCGCCAACGGTCATCATCTGCGGACCGACAGTCGTATCCCCAAGCAAAATCTCCAGACGATCGGGGTTGATGTCGAGTCCCTGGATGATCGTGTTTGCGACCGCAGTCCGGATACCCTGGCCCATTTCATGCCCGGACGAAATCACACGTGTCGTGCCGTCCGCACGTACCCGCAGTGTCGTCTCGGCAGCTGACCCCGACGCCCCGAAAATCCCGCATGCGACGCCGTATCCGACCATCGTGCCGTCGTCCAGTCGCATCGATCCCGGTTCAGGTGTTCGCCGGCTCCAGCCGAAGCGCCTTGCACCTTCCCGCAGGCAGTCATTCAGGAAATGCGGCGACAGCGACTGCCCAGCGATGATGTCGTTCTTTGCTTCATGCTCGAGACGAAGTTGAACCGGATCTTTGCCGAGCTTGTAAGCCATCTCGTCGATCAGGCTCTCCAGCGCAAACCCGGCAGGGAACGGATGCGTCCCGCGGGTGTGTCGTGGCATCTGGCGGTCGATATGGATATCGCCGGCCGTCGCTCGAAAATTTTCGATGGCATAAAGACGTGCGATATCCTCATGGTAACCGCTTGAGCGGAATCCGCCGTCAGGGATATTTTCTTGCACCACATCATAGAGGATGGCGTCCAGGCGGCCCTGCGTGTCGGCGGCGAGACGGATATTGTGAATACTGCGCGGCCGGTAGTTGGCGATATGGAACAACTGCCCACGCGGTGTGACCAGCTTAACCGGCCGCCCTGTGAGCCTGGCAGCCTGGGCAACCAACGCGGATTGAAGCTTGGGAGGAGAT
The Rhizobium leguminosarum DNA segment above includes these coding regions:
- a CDS encoding response regulator yields the protein MQNSSHVVVVDDHSDIRDLVRQYLEQQGYKVSVAESGAALRRLLERERQVVDLIILDVMMPGEDGLSVCRQVRAATDIPIIFLTALVEDTDRIIGLELGADDYVVKPFNPRELLARIRAVLRRASNPLTQQRMTQQQRAVRIGQWRVNMGRQEISGSDGVGIPLSTAEFRLLKVFIERPGLILSREQLLDLTVGRTADIFDRSIDNQVSRLRKKIEENPKNPSIIKTHWGGGYSLAAEVAFE
- a CDS encoding xanthine dehydrogenase family protein molybdopterin-binding subunit, with product MPSQTFSEIARVDARDKVQGRTTYAADIRLPGMLHAMLAPATIAKGKVTKVDVTAATKIPGVVHVLSIGDFPSLRPQISFRGQPIALVVAETIEAAIEGAEAVSAGYEAAPFLPLMTSPGAQRVPAEGFSTGDVDKAFQNAAVIVEGTFETPTQHHNAMELFGTVAEWSNGRLTVHEGCQNIEAAKGALVKALGLAPDQVAVKSEHVGGGFGQKSPPKLQSALVAQAARLTGRPVKLVTPRGQLFHIANYRPRSIHNIRLAADTQGRLDAILYDVVQENIPDGGFRSSGYHEDIARLYAIENFRATAGDIHIDRQMPRHTRGTHPFPAGFALESLIDEMAYKLGKDPVQLRLEHEAKNDIIAGQSLSPHFLNDCLREGARRFGWSRRTPEPGSMRLDDGTMVGYGVACGIFGASGSAAETTLRVRADGTTRVISSGHEMGQGIRTAVANTIIQGLDINPDRLEILLGDTTVGPQMMTVGERGTASIIPVTAKAVTALRARFDELAGPNPPAGNLHEQLARLKRPQIEVVVSELAPGQDASALEAFRTGGRAGAGPEYPGFTSMSYIAQFVEIHIEPRTGRIRMPRVVSIADVGRVVSPVTARGQMYGGVVWGFSTALREETDVDPRFAGYLNADLADYMMAVNADIGDVDVGFIDKPDTMVNSVGVKGMGELVMLGTAPAIANAIYHATGKRVRKLPIRIEDVL